One segment of Niveibacterium microcysteis DNA contains the following:
- a CDS encoding flagellar motor protein — MDKISILGLFVGLTAIVGGQVLEGGHIGSLVQPTAFLIVIGGTLGAVMLQSPFTVFRQGLRMGAWIFVPPVPPFRRVIEQIVSWSGIARKEGLLALEGQAMGLKDSFAAKGLQLLVDGVEPERLREVLEVEIGAWEQQMKTSAKVWEAAGGYAPTIGILGAVMGLIHVMENLSDPSKLGAGIAVAFVATIYGVGSANLIFLPIAKKLQAHIAQLVAVREMLVDGLVGIAHGDNPRIIESRLQGYVT; from the coding sequence GTGGATAAGATCAGCATCCTCGGCCTGTTTGTCGGCTTGACGGCTATCGTCGGCGGGCAGGTGCTCGAAGGCGGCCACATCGGCTCACTGGTCCAGCCCACGGCTTTCCTGATCGTGATTGGCGGAACGCTCGGCGCGGTGATGCTGCAAAGCCCATTCACGGTGTTTCGCCAGGGGCTTCGGATGGGCGCTTGGATCTTCGTGCCTCCGGTTCCGCCGTTTCGCCGTGTCATCGAGCAAATCGTTTCCTGGAGTGGTATCGCACGCAAGGAAGGCCTGCTGGCGCTGGAAGGGCAGGCGATGGGGCTGAAAGACAGCTTTGCCGCCAAGGGCTTACAGCTGCTCGTCGATGGTGTCGAACCGGAACGGCTTCGCGAGGTGCTCGAAGTCGAAATCGGCGCCTGGGAGCAGCAGATGAAAACCAGTGCCAAGGTGTGGGAGGCCGCAGGTGGTTATGCGCCGACCATCGGTATCCTGGGTGCGGTGATGGGTCTCATCCATGTGATGGAGAACCTTTCTGACCCTTCAAAGCTTGGCGCGGGCATTGCGGTGGCCTTCGTGGCGACGATCTATGGCGTCGGCTCGGCGAACCTGATCTTTCTGCCGATCGCGAAAAAGCTTCAGGCGCACATCGCGCAACTCGTCGCAGTGCGCGAAATGCTGGTCGATGGCCTGGTTGGCATCGCCCATGGCGATAATCCGCGCATTATCGAAAGCCGCTTGCAGGGCTACGTTACGTGA
- a CDS encoding peptidylprolyl isomerase, with the protein MLTSSGEMVFELYPAKAPATVDNFLKYVAAGFYSDTAIHRIVPSFVFQGGGYTSDLKAKAPLYAPIVLESNNGLSNVRGTLAMARTDQPNSATSQFFVNTADNLALNYDPSVVVANGYAVFGKIISGVAVMDRIGVSLSDASGVPIAGIRVYWVKQLK; encoded by the coding sequence ATGCTTACCAGCAGCGGAGAAATGGTGTTTGAGCTCTACCCTGCGAAGGCTCCAGCTACCGTCGACAATTTCCTGAAGTATGTGGCGGCGGGTTTCTATTCCGATACGGCGATTCACCGGATCGTGCCTTCGTTTGTCTTTCAAGGTGGCGGCTACACCAGCGATCTGAAGGCTAAAGCACCGCTCTACGCGCCGATCGTGCTGGAGAGCAACAATGGTTTGAGCAATGTTCGCGGTACCTTGGCGATGGCTCGGACTGATCAGCCCAATTCAGCGACCTCGCAGTTCTTCGTCAATACAGCCGATAACCTTGCCCTCAACTATGACCCGTCTGTAGTTGTGGCGAACGGCTATGCGGTGTTCGGAAAGATCATCTCTGGTGTCGCGGTGATGGATCGTATCGGAGTCAGCTTGAGCGACGCCTCCGGCGTACCTATTGCCGGTATCCGGGTCTATTGGGTCAAACAGCTCAAATAA
- the motD gene encoding flagellar motor protein MotD, with the protein MAGRRKHEEEHENHERWLVSYADFITLLFAFFVVMYALSSINEGKYRVLSNSLVSAFRNVTTNADGMQIVPRASIAGAVPQQAKVQKSPAESEARVQARQQMHSMAEQVRRVLEPLVRGGQVSVNEGAHGISIEINASALFNPGEAYLGSDAVRALRAVGEVLAQGDFPIRVEGHSDNIPIATAAFASNWELSSVRASSVVRLFIDTGVDARRLTVAGYADQRPIADNSTADGRQRNRRVSIHVESMLPPSAETPAVGPVTPNPGGAALGATLPE; encoded by the coding sequence ATGGCCGGTCGTCGCAAGCATGAGGAAGAGCACGAGAATCACGAGCGGTGGCTCGTCTCGTACGCAGATTTCATTACGCTGCTTTTTGCGTTCTTCGTGGTGATGTACGCGTTGAGCTCGATCAACGAGGGCAAGTACCGGGTGCTCTCGAACTCGCTTGTGAGCGCTTTCCGTAATGTGACGACGAACGCCGACGGCATGCAGATCGTGCCGCGCGCGTCGATTGCGGGGGCGGTGCCGCAGCAGGCGAAAGTGCAAAAGTCGCCCGCCGAGAGCGAGGCGCGGGTGCAGGCGCGTCAGCAGATGCACAGCATGGCGGAACAGGTCCGGCGCGTGTTGGAACCGCTGGTGCGCGGCGGCCAGGTGTCCGTGAATGAGGGCGCACATGGCATCTCGATCGAGATCAATGCCAGTGCGCTGTTCAATCCGGGTGAGGCCTACCTTGGGAGCGACGCGGTGCGTGCGCTGCGTGCCGTGGGTGAGGTCTTGGCACAGGGCGACTTCCCGATCCGCGTCGAGGGGCATTCCGACAACATTCCGATCGCGACCGCAGCGTTTGCGTCGAACTGGGAACTATCGTCGGTGCGCGCGAGCTCGGTGGTGCGCTTGTTCATCGATACCGGTGTCGACGCGCGTCGGCTTACGGTGGCGGGCTACGCAGATCAGCGACCGATCGCGGATAACAGCACAGCCGACGGACGCCAGCGCAACCGCCGGGTCAGCATTCATGTGGAATCAATGTTGCCGCCCAGCGCCGAAACGCCGGCGGTGGGGCCGGTGACACCCAATCCGGGTGGCGCGGCGCTTGGCGCTACGTTGCCGGAATGA
- a CDS encoding flagella synthesis protein FlgN, with amino-acid sequence MNPTALLQAQFSALLAEVSGQLERFVRLLEDEHELLVTGQVEALLGLAEDKTAAVRQLQQAENARALLLSRSGIDARASQMAEFTAQLPEQTQRAWRHYLDLAARAQQLNLRNGEFIRDQLRANQQAMSVLLASTGPSLYDAGGITSTRPGGRLFGQA; translated from the coding sequence TTGAACCCGACCGCCCTGCTCCAAGCCCAGTTTTCCGCTCTGCTGGCTGAAGTTTCCGGCCAGCTGGAGCGGTTTGTGCGCCTGCTGGAAGACGAGCACGAGTTGCTTGTCACCGGCCAGGTCGAAGCCCTGCTGGGCTTGGCGGAAGACAAAACCGCTGCCGTACGTCAGTTGCAACAAGCGGAGAACGCAAGGGCGCTGCTGCTCAGTCGATCCGGCATTGACGCGCGGGCCAGCCAAATGGCCGAATTCACCGCGCAGCTTCCCGAACAAACCCAGCGTGCATGGCGGCACTATCTCGACCTCGCCGCACGTGCGCAGCAACTCAATTTGCGCAATGGCGAGTTCATCCGTGACCAGCTGCGCGCCAACCAGCAAGCGATGAGCGTGCTGCTCGCGAGCACCGGCCCGAGCCTCTACGACGCCGGCGGCATCACCTCAACGCGCCCAGGCGGTCGGCTCTTCGGCCAAGCATGA
- the flgM gene encoding flagellar biosynthesis anti-sigma factor FlgM, which yields MKIEGSYKSVGNAGDVKARGTRESAAKPSADAGSKVDVSPLASRLQQLEGTLAGVPEVDAAKVSELKQAISDGRFRVNPEKVADGLIESVRQMLQSQPRQA from the coding sequence ATGAAGATCGAAGGTTCGTATAAGTCCGTCGGCAATGCCGGCGACGTGAAGGCGCGAGGCACTCGCGAGAGCGCGGCAAAACCCAGCGCCGACGCGGGTTCCAAGGTCGACGTATCACCCTTGGCATCGCGTTTGCAGCAACTGGAAGGTACGCTCGCCGGCGTGCCTGAAGTCGATGCCGCGAAGGTGAGCGAGCTCAAGCAAGCAATCTCCGACGGCCGTTTCCGTGTCAATCCGGAAAAGGTGGCCGATGGCTTGATCGAAAGCGTCCGTCAGATGCTGCAGTCCCAGCCGCGCCAAGCTTGA
- the flgA gene encoding flagellar basal body P-ring formation chaperone FlgA yields MLAKPVRTILLTALLLLASPARTDTPSSAAQAALREAVTQFLMREASRNSGAVTVEIADAAIPRNAKPCDAPQAFLPSGQRAWGHTTVGVRCPQPAWTLFIPARVRVEDDYLVAAHPLAAGSVLGAQDWEVRRGDVAALPPGTLTRPDQAVGRTLRQAVPGGTALRSNQLLVVQAVERGQRVQVISHGPGFQVGNEGIALTAAADGQPVQVRLDSGRVLQGIARSGGRVDVGQ; encoded by the coding sequence ATGCTCGCGAAGCCAGTCCGAACCATCCTGCTCACCGCCTTGCTGCTGCTCGCTTCACCGGCCCGAACGGATACACCGTCAAGCGCTGCGCAGGCGGCCCTGCGCGAAGCGGTGACCCAGTTTCTGATGCGCGAGGCATCGCGCAACAGCGGCGCCGTGACAGTCGAGATCGCCGACGCTGCGATCCCCCGCAACGCGAAACCCTGCGATGCGCCGCAAGCCTTCTTGCCGAGCGGCCAGCGCGCCTGGGGACACACCACCGTGGGCGTGCGCTGTCCACAGCCGGCCTGGACGCTGTTCATTCCCGCGCGGGTGCGGGTTGAGGACGACTACCTGGTTGCGGCCCACCCGCTTGCCGCCGGCAGCGTACTCGGCGCCCAGGACTGGGAAGTTCGTCGCGGCGACGTCGCGGCTTTGCCGCCAGGCACCCTCACCCGCCCGGACCAAGCGGTCGGGCGGACGTTGCGGCAGGCGGTACCCGGTGGCACTGCGCTACGCAGCAACCAGCTTCTGGTGGTGCAAGCAGTGGAACGCGGCCAGCGGGTTCAGGTCATATCCCATGGGCCGGGCTTCCAGGTGGGCAACGAAGGCATTGCCCTCACTGCCGCCGCGGACGGGCAGCCGGTTCAGGTCCGGCTCGACTCTGGCCGCGTACTCCAAGGCATCGCTCGCTCGGGCGGCCGGGTCGATGTCGGCCAGTAA
- the flgB gene encoding flagellar basal body rod protein FlgB: protein MTMTALDRHLGFQQAALNTRAYRQELLAANIANADTPHYKARDIDFKEALMGALDGKVKPLALTTTAQRHIEGGAKAPLAPFVKYRQEEQSAVDGNTVDMDVERSAFAENAVQYEASLTFINGLLRSMQQAIQNQ, encoded by the coding sequence ATGACCATGACCGCTCTAGACCGCCACCTTGGGTTCCAGCAAGCCGCGCTGAACACGCGGGCGTATCGCCAGGAGTTGCTCGCGGCCAACATCGCAAACGCCGATACCCCGCACTACAAGGCGCGGGACATTGATTTCAAGGAGGCGCTCATGGGCGCACTGGATGGCAAGGTCAAACCGCTCGCGCTGACGACAACCGCGCAGCGGCATATCGAGGGTGGCGCCAAGGCGCCGCTCGCGCCGTTCGTCAAGTATCGCCAGGAAGAGCAGTCGGCGGTCGATGGCAACACGGTGGATATGGATGTCGAACGCTCCGCGTTTGCAGAGAACGCCGTGCAGTACGAAGCGAGCCTGACCTTCATCAACGGCCTGCTGCGTTCGATGCAGCAAGCGATCCAGAACCAGTAA
- the flgC gene encoding flagellar basal body rod protein FlgC, whose product MSMLNVFNVAGSALSAQSVRLNAVASNLANAESVVKSDGQPYRAKQVIFEATPMGGNGAMGVHVKQMVESAAPSRMVYDPKNPAASPEGYVQLPNVDVVEEMVNMLSASRSYQTNTEVMNTAKTLMQRTLQIGQG is encoded by the coding sequence ATGAGCATGCTCAACGTCTTCAACGTCGCAGGATCCGCCCTCAGCGCCCAGTCGGTACGCCTCAACGCGGTCGCGAGCAACCTCGCCAACGCTGAGAGCGTCGTGAAGTCCGACGGCCAGCCCTATCGCGCCAAACAAGTGATCTTTGAGGCGACGCCGATGGGCGGCAACGGCGCAATGGGTGTGCACGTAAAGCAGATGGTGGAGTCGGCTGCGCCGTCCCGCATGGTGTACGACCCGAAGAACCCGGCTGCGAGCCCGGAAGGTTATGTGCAGTTGCCGAACGTCGACGTGGTTGAAGAGATGGTCAACATGCTGTCGGCCTCGCGCTCATACCAGACCAACACCGAAGTGATGAATACCGCCAAGACCTTGATGCAGCGGACGCTGCAAATCGGTCAGGGCTAA
- a CDS encoding flagellar hook assembly protein FlgD: MFISNNTTSGAGVVSSDLLNSLNGTTKKSSTSTDAVSEDRFLTMLTTQLKNQDPMNPLDNSQMTSQLAQISTVDGLKKVNSTLESMLGTFQTNETMQAAAMVGRGVLVDGKGLQLYNGQALGGVELASAADKVKVSIVDSSGSEVANLDLGDLDAGSHVFTWDGKTSAGADAAAGNYTIKVSAVQGDKAVEATALQLGTVSSIVRGAKGVDIEVGRLGMFSMSDIKRILS; encoded by the coding sequence ATGTTTATCTCGAATAACACCACGAGTGGCGCAGGCGTCGTCAGTTCGGATCTGCTCAACAGCCTCAACGGCACGACGAAGAAGAGCAGCACGAGCACCGATGCAGTCTCAGAGGATCGATTCCTGACCATGCTGACGACCCAGCTGAAGAATCAGGATCCGATGAATCCGCTGGACAACTCGCAGATGACTTCGCAGCTTGCGCAGATCAGCACGGTGGATGGTTTGAAGAAGGTGAACAGCACACTCGAGTCGATGCTGGGCACCTTCCAGACCAACGAGACGATGCAGGCGGCAGCAATGGTCGGCCGTGGCGTGCTGGTCGATGGAAAGGGCCTTCAGCTCTACAACGGTCAGGCACTTGGTGGCGTGGAGCTTGCCTCGGCGGCGGACAAAGTGAAGGTTTCGATCGTGGATTCGAGCGGCTCAGAGGTCGCCAATCTGGACCTCGGCGATCTCGATGCGGGATCGCATGTCTTCACCTGGGACGGCAAGACCAGCGCAGGGGCCGATGCGGCCGCCGGCAACTACACGATCAAGGTCAGCGCCGTGCAGGGCGACAAGGCTGTCGAGGCCACGGCTCTGCAGCTGGGCACGGTAAGCAGCATCGTGCGTGGCGCGAAGGGTGTGGATATTGAAGTAGGCCGGCTCGGCATGTTCTCGATGTCGGATATCAAGCGGATTCTGTCCTGA
- the flgE gene encoding flagellar hook protein FlgE, with product MAFQQGLSGLNGASKAIDVISNNVANTSTIGFKSAQTKFNDVYAAALNGSAAGVQVGIGVNVGAVAQLFNQGNITPTGNPLDLAINGNGFFRVQQPGGTISYTRNGQFEIDKNGYIVNSAGYRLQGYPANSLGVILPATPTDIFLNTADLQPKQTESVKMGINLDSRQAVPTVPFTSTAAAPLPDPLSYNSSTSVSIFDSLGNSHIYTMYFVKTGGGNWDMHTSVDGAVTTGPTPLAFDSSGKLTTVMPIAMTATIAASFGAISPISFDLDFTGTTQYGSAFGINRQVQDGYASGRLSGVTIAQDGTLQGRYSNGQSKILGQTVLASFANPNGLLSLGQNLWGESPESGQPLVGSPGSGSLGLVQAGSVEESNVDLTAALVDLITQQRSYQANSQSIKTQDQILQTLVNLR from the coding sequence ATGGCATTCCAGCAAGGCCTCAGCGGGCTTAACGGCGCATCCAAGGCGATCGACGTCATCAGCAACAACGTCGCTAACACCAGCACGATCGGCTTCAAGAGCGCGCAGACCAAGTTCAACGATGTCTATGCCGCAGCACTCAACGGCTCAGCAGCCGGCGTGCAGGTGGGTATCGGCGTGAACGTCGGCGCAGTGGCACAGCTCTTCAACCAGGGCAACATAACGCCGACCGGCAACCCGCTTGATCTGGCGATCAACGGCAACGGATTCTTCCGGGTGCAGCAGCCTGGTGGCACGATCTCCTACACCCGTAACGGGCAATTCGAAATCGACAAAAATGGTTACATCGTCAATTCCGCTGGCTATCGCCTACAAGGCTACCCAGCCAACTCTCTTGGCGTTATTTTGCCGGCAACGCCAACTGACATTTTTCTGAACACGGCGGACCTTCAACCGAAGCAGACCGAGTCGGTGAAGATGGGTATCAACCTCGACTCGCGCCAGGCCGTCCCTACGGTGCCATTCACAAGCACGGCCGCTGCGCCGCTTCCAGACCCACTTTCGTACAACTCGTCAACATCGGTATCGATCTTCGATTCGCTCGGTAACTCCCACATCTACACGATGTACTTCGTGAAGACCGGCGGAGGCAACTGGGACATGCACACTTCGGTTGATGGCGCGGTTACAACAGGGCCAACGCCGCTTGCTTTCGATTCCTCTGGCAAGCTAACGACGGTTATGCCAATTGCCATGACGGCCACGATTGCAGCGTCGTTTGGTGCCATTTCGCCGATTTCGTTTGATCTGGATTTCACTGGCACGACGCAGTACGGCAGCGCGTTCGGCATCAACCGCCAAGTGCAAGACGGTTACGCGTCTGGGCGTCTTTCGGGCGTCACGATCGCGCAGGACGGGACGCTGCAGGGCCGCTACAGCAACGGCCAGTCGAAGATCCTCGGCCAAACCGTGCTGGCGAGCTTCGCCAACCCGAATGGCTTGCTCTCGCTCGGCCAGAACCTGTGGGGCGAGTCGCCCGAATCGGGTCAGCCGCTGGTTGGTAGCCCGGGCTCCGGCAGCCTTGGCCTGGTGCAGGCCGGTTCGGTGGAGGAATCGAACGTCGATCTGACCGCAGCACTGGTCGATCTGATCACCCAGCAGCGCAGTTACCAAGCGAATTCGCAGTCGATCAAGACGCAGGATCAGATTCTGCAGACCCTGGTCAACCTGCGGTAA